AGTAAAGAACCCGTAAGGACAACAGGAACCCAAGTAATTCTACTTAGGCCATCCCCTTTTCTGACCTCTTCTTTACCTCATTCTATCTTAGCATTCAGAAGTCCACCTCAGAAGACCCCTATGATCATCCCCAATGCCTGAGCAAGCTTATGGATTGTCTGGTTTCTCTAGGCAAGGATGGAAGAATTTCCATTATCATATTTTTTGTTCTTCACCCTCCATTTTAACTCTGTTGTAATGATACTCACTTttagagttaaaaacaaaacaaaaaaccttgcaCCACTATCACAGttcattaaaatgaattatttcccCTTGGGCTGGAAAGCACTGTTTTGTGATCTTTACATGTATACCTCCAATTAATTTAGATGAATGTTTCTTAACCCTTTTAGGTTAACATGCTCAGAGAATTTTACACATTATTCCAGGGAACTCATGAACCCCACCTTTTAAGATGTAAGTAATTAggattttgggggtttttttttggaatgttcagatgtctttttattcaaaaatacaaaataaagtatCTGTAGGCAGTAATTAGGTTTTATACCTCTCTCAAATACATCCTTTTTTTTccgagagagtctcactctgttgcccgggctagagtgccgtggcatcagcctaactcacagcaacctcaaactcctgggctcaagcaatcctgccgcctcagcctccccagtagctggggctacaggcgtgcaccgccatgcctggctaattttttacattatttttagttgtctagctaatttgtttgggttttttagatttttttcttttataattttttttaactttttaatatttcccTCACCAACCCTGGTCtaccagctaatttctttctttctttttttttttttaaagtaaagacggggtctcactcttgctcaggctggtctggaactcctgagctcaaacgatctgcccaccttggcctcccagcatgctaggattacaggcatgagccacctcgcctggcctctaCATGCGTTTTTTTTAAGGCGGGTtttcattatgttgctcaggctggtctcaagttcctggactcaagtgatcctcccacttcagcctcctgagtagatgggaccacaggcacacaccagtGCACAAGGCATCTATATATATGCCTTTATGGAAATTGGACCTTCacccatttaatttttcttacctGCACAGAGGTGATAGATCCCTTCTTGGTGGTGGTGATTCTTTCCTGCATAGTACCCATGTCAGTGGCCAGAGTAGGCTGATAGCCCACAGCAGAAGGGATTCTGCCCAATAAGGCAGATACctaagagaaaaaagtaagaacaaaTGTCTCAGGTGTTTACATCTTTAGCCTCATCTACCTATGTTCAAAGAAAGGTCAAATGAACCAAGACCTCTCAAGCCTGCCCTCTTACCTCTGAGCCAGCCTGGGTGAAGCGGAAGATGTTATCAATAAACAGCAGTACATCTTGACCTTCTTGGTCTCTGAAGTATTCAGCCACAGTCAGTCCCGTCAGAGCTACCCGGGCACGAGCACCGGGTGGTTCATTCATTTGACCGTACACCAGTGCCACCTGTAGTAATCAAACACAATCAGAAAACTTAGGGGTATAGCAGCCACATACCCCAAGGTCtccaaattgagaaagaaaacCCACCACAGACTCTCTCTCAGGTGTcggtatctttttttaaattttttttttagagacacatTCTGTTGCataggctgcagtgcagtggcatgatcatagcttaccaTAGCTTCAAATTCCcaagctcaagtgatctgcccaccccagtctccacagtagctgggactataggcatgcaccactgtgcctggctaattttttaattttcttgtagagctggaggtcttactatgttgccctggctggtctcaaactcctgggctcaagtgatcctcccacctagcctcacaaagtgctaggattacaggcatgagccaccatacctggccaaaaGATAGTTTTTTATATTAAGACAAAATTCCTAcaccaggaagaaaataaatacctgtGTAACTGAAAGGTACAAAATAAGGTTATTTAAGACGTATGTACCACCTCCAATCCCCTCACCTTCAAAATTAGCTTTCAAATGATGAGActatctaccaaaaagaaaagtctagaAATGTAATCTAATGTCAAAGAGGAAAGATGATGTGTTagaagttgggggggggggacaataGGAATTTTCTTTGTAAGTTCTGGGatgccaaaatgaaaatataaaaagatggcTTCAGCTGGCAACAGCTTCCTGGCACAACTACTATGTGGACACCAATCAGCTCAGTGCTCACCTTGGAGGTAGCATCTTTTAAGTTGATAACGCCAGACTCAATCATTTCATGGTATAAGTCATTGCCCTCACGGGTCCTCTCACCAACACCAGCAAACACAGAGTAACCACCATGGGCTTTGGCGACATTATTGATTAACTCCATGATCAGTACAGTCTTGCCAACTCCGGCACCACCAAAGAGCCCTAGGAGAGTTGAGAAGAGTACAGTTCTGCATTCCCAAATAACTTCTAAAAACTTTTGCTTCCTTCCATCTTTTCCCTTCTCAGAAATGGCATCTGGCTTCAGCAAACTCAGAAGAACGAAAGTCAGAAGCTACTCATCAGTGAGGGATAGATATCAATACCCACTCATAACATAGTTATGATTTTTCCCCTCCCATATTAGGTTTAGAAAATTTGTACCCATCACTAACATACCAATTTTGCCACCCTTGGCATAGGGAGCTAGCAGATCCACAACCTTGATACCAGTTACCAGAATTTCCTGTTCGACACTCATTTCCATAAATTCGGGAGCCTCAGCATGAATAGCAGCAAATCTGTAAAGGCAGAAGAGAGGATTACATCTATTAACCTTGTTGAAAGCAactgatggggggtggggggaggaaaaaaaaaaagcaactgataGCCTTAAATGTCTCTATCAACTCTCAAGTCCAACTCTTTACTAGAGAATCCAGTCTCATCTCCCCTTTGTTATATTAAGTTAGGTAAATTGTAATCTGGCATTTAACCCAACTGTGTGCAATAAAGACTTTGTTATCTCAAGAACCAATACCATTCCCTCACAACTTTAACtgtcatgtttttcattttactgAGCCCTAACCTAACAGCATTCCTTCACATACCAATAAGAAACAGACTTGCACGTTTTATAGAGTCCTCAACCTAAACCATATGTGTAAGCCTTAAATACTCAACTGCAATCCTAAGTAGTAGGTTTTCGTCAGTCAGAACTTCTGCATCCTTAATTTCTTGAAGAAAAACTGCACTGTGTGATTTTAATAATCAAACATATCAGCATTTTAAGTAGTCTCTGCAGGAAAATTCTGCTTTACTGGAAGGTGTCACCTTAATGTGTAAAACTGCAAGAAACAGCAGTTCCTCTGTGCAGATGTAAAAAGAGGGACTTACTGTTTGGTTTTGATGGGACCTCTCTCATCAATAGGTTCCCCGATGACATTCATGATTCTGCCCAAAGTCTCAGGACCAACAGGAATTTTGATTGGTGCACCCGAATCGAGGACTTTCTGGCCTCTAACCAAGCCTTCTGTACCGTCCATAGCAATGGTCCTTACTGTGCTCTCCCCTGTTAGATAAAGGCATTATAGGGTTATACATAAGGACAGGTTATTATCATATTTAGTGAAGGGTAGCTGCTGTGAAATACCTAAGTCAACCAAGACTCCTTCTCAGTACCTAAATGTGGCTTCAGCAAATTCAGAAGAACGAAAGTCATTTTGAAAAAATCATCATAGAAAGGAGACAACTTGGTTTTTGGGATATTTGGGCTAAGTAAGGTCTTTACCTATTTCTAACAAATTCTACTTACCCAAATGCTGGGCCACCTCCAAAACCAGCCTCGTCTCTCTGCCTTGCACTTCCAGAGCATTTAGGATGGGTGGTAGCCCCTCATCAAACTGGACGTCCACCACTGCACCAATGACTGCCACGATGCGCCCAGTGGTGGCGCCTGCCTTCGGCGAAGGAGATGCTTGCGCGGCATAGTCTCGGGCTAACAGACAAAAAGGTATTGGAAGGAGCTGGGGTCAGGACAGTTAAAGGTCATCGGAAGCCAGGACATGCAAGGAAAGGCGAATTCAGCCCAGGTCCTGCCTCCTCCCGCTAGTATGGAAGGCGTGTCCAAGACACAGGGGCGCAAAGCAATCTACAAAGCACCTGCACAGCCTTCCCAGCCTCAAACACAAAACCCGTTTATTCGAGAGCTCGTACCCCCATACCATAGGAAGGTCAACGTACCTGCTCGGACCTTTTCCGTCAAACAAAGCTTTTATCCAAAATAGGCCAGAACTAGGTCGAAGAAAACTCCCATGGACAGCCCGTTCCCGTTCTCCCCCAGCTAGAGGGAGGGACCTTGCTCCCGAAACCTTCCTAGCACCACCCATCCTTTAGGCCTGAGCTACGATCGGCCGCCGGCTCAAGGTCATGGGGCGgcagaaaagaactgaaagcCTAGGTGAAAGAACTTACCAGGTTGGACCACTGCCGGCGCTGCCCGCAATAACAGCTGAGCTTGGGGTATCGACGCTGAAGGGCTGAGTCCCCGCAAGGCCCCAGAGGCTGAGGAGGCCGCCACACGACCCACAAGACTCAACATGGCGGAGTCCGGGTGGAGACTGAGTTCTGCAATGATCCCCGCCGCCGGCTACCCCGCAGTTGGGGCGAGTCCTACTCTGTTGTAGGCACGTCCATTGGGTAACTGTGCTGTTCATCATTCTCCATGCTGCTTCTATAGGTTAATAAACTCATATCTTCTCAACTATTGGTCAAAACTGATGCTAATCTGAAACTCCTTTTTTCATTGGACAGTGGAACACTCCGAGCCTGGAAATCTAATTGGATCGTAGGAATGTCAATTGGAGCCAGAACTTGGCGGAACTACGTTTAAGAAAGGGGCCCAAGTTCCTGTTGGGAAACACGTGGGATGTCTTTGCCTGTCCTTGGGCTCTCTCCTTAGGTAGGACCTTGAGTTGGGTGGCAGTCTCTGGCGTTAGGGTTAGCAAAATGGTAGCCTCGTTAAGTACCATTGAGGGTGACCCTGACGAAGTCAGCAGCCCTCTCTAGAGTCAAACATAGTTTTTccgccaggcgcggtggctcacgcctgtaatcctagcactgtgggaggccgaggcgggtggattgctcaaggtcaggagttcaaaaccagcctgagcaagagagggtccgtctctaacaaaaatagaaagaaattaattggccaattaaaatatatagagaaaaaattagccgggcatggtgtctcatgcctgtagtcccagatactcgagaagctgtggcagaaggataacttgagcccaggagtttgaggttgctgtaagctaggctaacgccttagcactctagcctgagcaacacagtgagactcttgtctcaaaaaacaaacacttgTCTTTCGCAGTAGCAGTAGTGAGATTGAAAACTCCCAGTTGGCTCAGCAGATAAGGAACCCTGACAGAATCTTTACCAAATGTATACAATGAAGGAAACGAATGCAACCAGTCATTTAGCAGATGTATGCCAGCTATTGAGGAGACAAAGATAAGCCTCAGGTCTTTACTAGTAAGGTCcagatcaggtgtcctcaaactacggcccacaggccacttgcgggtgtttttgcccatttgtttttttacttcaaaataagatatgtgttcaaacttcttaaacagggggaaaaaaaaaataaaaaaaataaaaataaaaaataaaataaaacaaaataagatatgtgcagtgtgcataggaatttgttcatagttgtttttttttttttgagacagagtctcactttgttgcccaggctagagtgagtgctgtggcgtcagcctagctcacagcaacctcaaactcctgagttcaagcaatcctcctgcctcagcctcccaagtagctgggactacaggcatgtgccaccatgccctactaattttttctatatacattagttggccaattaatttctttctatttatagtagagacagggtctcgctcttgctcaggctggttttgaactcctgacctggagccatccgcccccctcggcctcccagagtgctaggattacaggcatgagccactgcacccggctgtAATTCTTAGGgtaaagcagaaaataagaatattctaaTCACACCTTTGCCTGAAACagcattttccttttatggaaCTACAGGTAGTTTGGTTGGCggtaaagaagggaaaaagagagggtACTAAACAGGGTACTATAGAGCACAAAGCTAGAGCCAGGTCTCAGTGGGATTTTGATGAGTGGGGGCTAGACAGGATGTGTTAAGTGTTCCTCAAGAACAGAAAattggctgggcaaggtggctcacattggtaatcctagcactctgggaggcctaggtgggcagattgctggaggtcaggagttccaaaccagcctgagcaagactgagaccacgtctctactataaaaatagaaattaattggccaactaatatatatagaaaaaattagctgggcatggtggcacatgcctgtagtcccagctactcgggaggctgaggcagcaggattgtttgagcccaggagtttgaggttgctgtgagctaggctgatgccacagcactcactctagcctgggcaacaaagcaagactctgtctcaaaaaaaaaaaaaaagaagaagaagaagaagaacagaaaaTTGCAGAATAAACAGGGaatcctttctgtttttattgattttattcaaAGATATTTGGAGACCTGATGGGGTGACCCTTTATCTTCCTGTTAAAACAAACATGACTATTTGGAGTATTTCAATGTGGAGTTACTTTCCCAGACTTTCTCCCACCAGCCCCTGTTAGTTCCCATTTTTCTGCATGATCTTGAAAAAGTTCCCCACTGTTTGGCAACAGGGAGTTAATTAGCCTTCAAGGGGTTTAATGGAGAAAACAAGGGGACAAGAATCTTTGAAATGCCTATGGAATATCCAGCTGGTAATACCGCCTATCAAGAGGGAAAGACCCCAAGAGAACACCAGCGTGTAAAGagcagataaagaaaaacaatccaGCAAAACACAAGGCAGATGAATTAGAACAGGACCAAAGAACATAGCATTAAAAATtaagggccaggcgcggtggctcacgcctgtaatcctagaactctgggaggccaaggcgggtggattgctcaaggttaggagttcaaaaccagcctgagcaagagcgagacctcatctctactataaatacatagaaattgattggccaactaatatatttagaaaaaattagtcgggcatggtggcacatgcctgtagtctcagttacttgggatgctgagacagaaggattgcttgagcccaggagtttgaggttgctgtaagctaggctgacgccatggcactcactctagcctgggcaacaaagcgaaactctgtctcaaaaaaaaaaaaaaattaaggaaagtgggccgggcgtggtggctcacacctgtaatcctaacactctggtaggccgagtgggacagattgctcgaggtcaggagtttgaaagcagctctgagcaagagcgagacacatctctactataaatagaaagaaattaattggccaacttatatagaaaaaattagccaggcaaggtggcacatgcctgtagtcccagctactcgggaggctgaggcagcaggattgcccaggagtttgaggttgctgtgagctaggctgacgccatggcactcactctagcctgggcaacaaagtgagactctatctcaaaaaaaaaaaaaaaaaatcaaggaaagtgAATGTCAAGCAGAAAAAGGTCAATGGCATCAGTCACATAAATGTTCTGTAAAATGAGGTCTGAGAAAAACCATTTGGGTTTGGCAACTAGGAATTCCATGGTTTAAGGTAATTTCAATGGGCTGCCTAAAAACACAggatattactttttttaaaaagtgacaggTCTCCAaggggcatggtggcttacagcAGTAATCCTAGTAATTTGGGAGGCCTAGtcaaggggatcacttgaggataggagtttgagaccagcctgggcaacatagagaccctggtctcttccaaaaaaaaagagagagagttggGTCTCTttactggcctcaaactcttgggttcaagtgatcctccagcctctgcctcccaagtagaggatatatattgttgatttgaGTCCTATGCTCTTTCCATTATGCTGGGCAGCATCATATTTAACAGAGACCTGTATGTTTCACTTGCCTTCCTCAACTACTAGAGCTTAATTTTCTAGGATACTAGGTTAGGATACTCCTTGAGAGTACTGCCACTAGAGTGAGGCTGGGTTAAAATCTTATCTTTTCCCACTCCCTAGGTGTCACTGggataattatttaatttctctgtacattaattttcttcatccataaaaggGATAATGAGGATTATCTCagggttgttttgagaattaaatggatTAATATATGAAAGAAGCATTTAGAACAATGGCTGACACATATTTAGACCTATACATacctgttagatttttttttcttcttttagaccCCAGAGTAAGATGAAACCcgttagatatttttaaatttactactGATTTATTGTCAATTGGATCCTTTGCAATCCATTAATCATTTGTTCATCTGATGAATTTGGTGAACAGTCTGTTTGGTATAATGCCCTCAAAAAGAGTAATAAAAGGTAAATAATGTTTaggatttttaacaaaaaattatacacaaaatCAGTTGCTtaaaaagggagaagggagggaactAGAATAAAGATTACTTTGTCTTTCAGCCCTCAGCCCCAAATAATCGTTTGTGAGCCTGTTATTTCCTATCTATGGCTTCAACTGTTTCTGACCTGAACAAGGGATTAACTTTATATAAAAGCCAAGATACTCCAAGAGTTCTTACCTCTCCCCTCTTTCCAGCAAGAATTGAGAATATTGATCTTGACCAAATTAGTTTTATTAACCATCAAACACATTACCCTGACATTTCACTTAATCCAGGTTTCCAAGAAAGATTTTCATATAAGTCCAGGTAACTGTAGTTCATCACTTTTCATCACTTTTTGAAATGTATTACGCGTTTCCTTGTCCTCTTAGCAAATTaatcaagtaatttttttattgggcaTTTGGATTATTTGTTAAACAAGTCTTTGTATCACATTGTAATGCTAAATGCTTTCAATGTTCATGAGGTGGGTTTACACAGCTATTTCTTCATAATGAGACCATTATGCTTGTTTGTGATCTTCTTACCTTCTTTTGCTATTTGTCAATGTTTGCCCTCAACAAGCTCCTCTACCCCCTCTGAAATCAGATAGCCTGTTAAATTTATAATACTgcctaaaataaagtaaataaggTTGATTGGCTCAGATTAAGATAGGCCtttaggccgggctcggtggctcacgcctgtaatcctagcactctgggaggccgaggtgggcggattgctcaaggtcaggagttcaaaaccagcctgagcgagaccccgtctctaccataaaaatagaaagaaattaattggccaactaatatatatatataaaaatcagccgagcatggtggctcgtgcctgtagtcccagctacttgggaggctgaggcaggaggatcgcttgagcccaggagtttgaggttgctgtgagctaggctgacgccacggcactcactctagcctaggcaagaaatcgagactctgtctcaaaaaaaaaaaaaaaaaaaaagataggccTTTTAACAGGCTTTCTAAACAAATATCATGTTTTACGGTTCTAACATGTCTTACTCTTATTTCTTGATTAAGACCCAGATTGTCCAAGtgatattttatgtaaaacacAAGTTATTTTTCATGGAGTAATAAGAACCACATAGACTCATCTTACCTGAAGTTAATTCCAAATGATTGTGCCCTACAACCATGGAAAACCTAACAATTTTATCTTGAGGTAAAAATTGCATTTTCCACCAACTCCGATTATATTACTATTATCCATATTTGTCATGCCCCC
This Microcebus murinus isolate Inina chromosome 10, M.murinus_Inina_mat1.0, whole genome shotgun sequence DNA region includes the following protein-coding sequences:
- the ATP5F1B gene encoding ATP synthase F(1) complex subunit beta, mitochondrial yields the protein MLSLVGRVAASSASGALRGLSPSASIPQAQLLLRAAPAVVQPARDYAAQASPSPKAGATTGRIVAVIGAVVDVQFDEGLPPILNALEVQGRETRLVLEVAQHLGESTVRTIAMDGTEGLVRGQKVLDSGAPIKIPVGPETLGRIMNVIGEPIDERGPIKTKQFAAIHAEAPEFMEMSVEQEILVTGIKVVDLLAPYAKGGKIGLFGGAGVGKTVLIMELINNVAKAHGGYSVFAGVGERTREGNDLYHEMIESGVINLKDATSKVALVYGQMNEPPGARARVALTGLTVAEYFRDQEGQDVLLFIDNIFRFTQAGSEVSALLGRIPSAVGYQPTLATDMGTMQERITTTKKGSITSVQAIYVPADDLTDPAPATTFAHLDATTVLSRAIAELGIYPAVDPLDSTSRIMDPNIVGNEHYDVARGVQKILQDYKSLQDIIAILGMDELSEEDKLTVSRARKIQRFLSQPFQVAEVFTGHMGKLVPLKETIKGFQQILAGEYDHLPEQAFYMVGPIEEAVAKAVKLAEEHAS